CGCTTGTGACCGCCGCCGATAAAACGGCTGGTGATACGGCCACGGTTGTTGCGGCCACCGGACTTGGAGAGGCCCTCGGTCAAGGCCTTTTCCGGGCGCTTCTTGGTCAGTCCGCTGAAGTCGGCGGTCGTCATCTGACGGCGCGACGGGGTATACGGACGGTACTTTTTAACGGCCATATTCAATCTCTCCTTAGGCCTGGCCTTCGAGTTGCTCGATGCGCTGACCCTCGGCGAGACGGACCACGGCCTTCTTGCGGTCATTGCGGGTGCCCATGAAACGGCCCACGCGCTTCTGCTTGCCGCGCACGTTCATGGTGCTGATCCCAACCACCGACACGTCAAAGGCACGCTGGATGGCGCTCTTGATCTCGGTCTTGGTGGCCTTGGGGCTGACCCAGAACGAGTAGACGCCGCGTTCCATACCCGCGTATGCCTTCTCGCTGATCACCGGCTGGTGAATGATGTCGTAGTAGCTCATGCAGCACCCTCTTCTTCAGTCTGCTCGTCCTGAGCAGGCTCCAGGGCCACGGCGTCAATCACCAGGCGGTCATGGCGTAGGATGTCGTAGGCGTTCAGGCCTGCGACGGGCAGCACGGTCACCCAGGGAACATTGCGCGCAGCCTGACGGGCCACGACGTCGTCGGTCACCAGCAGTACGCTCTCGCTACCGTTCATGCCGTTGTCGGCGGCCCAGGAGATGAAACCCTTGGTCTTGCCGTCCAGCCCGAAGCCGTCCACGGCCATCAGCTTGTCTTCCTGCTGACGGTCCGAGAGGGCCATCGCCAGGCCGAGCTGACGCACCTTGCGCGGCAGGGTGTAACCGTAGTTGCGGGGTTTGGGACCGAAGGCCACGCCGCCGCCGACAAAGGTCGGAACAGTGCGGTCGCCGTGACGGGCGTTACCCGTGCCTTTCTGGCCGTACATCTTCTTGCCTGTTGCACTGACCTGAGCGCGGGTCTTGGTGCTGGCCGTGCCGCGGCGGCGGCTGGCGAGCTGCCAGGTGACCACTTCGTGCAGCAGGTTCGCGTTGGCTTCGGGCAGGTCCAGGCTGATCTGACGACCACCGTTCTGTCCGATGACGTTAATCTGCGCCATGTTTACTTGCCTCCCTTCGGCGTGCGGGCCTTAACTGCGCCGCGCAGGACCACGAGCCCACCGTTGGCACCGGGAATCGCGCCCTTGACCAGGATCAGGTTCTCGTCGGCGCGCACCTCGACCACTTCCAGATTCTGGACAGTGATCCGGTCCATGCCCATGTGGCCGGCCATCTTCTTGCCCTTGTACACGCGGCCGGGCGTCTTGCGCTGACCGATGGAACCGGGACGGCGGTGCCACTTCTTGGTACCGTGGCTGCCAGGACCACCGGCAAAGTGCCAGCGCTTGATGACGCCCTGGAAGCCCTTACCCTTGCTAGTCCCGGTGGCGTCAATCTTCTCGCCCTCGGCGAAGATGTCCACATTAACCGTGTCACCTTCGGGGTTGAAGTTACGGAACTCACGCAGGAAACGCACGGGGCTGACCCCGGCCTTCTTGAAGTGACCCATGGCCGGGCGGTTGACCTTGCGCTCAGCTTTGGGAGCAAAACCGATCTGCACGGCCTCATAGCCGTCGGTCTGCGCGGTCTTGCGCTGCACGACGGGGCAGGGGCCCGCCAGCACAACGGTCACCGGAACGGCGCGGTCGCCCTTCCAGATCTGGGTCATGCCGATTTTGGTGCCCAGCAAGCCCTTCATGCGCGGCCTCCCACCGTCTTGATTTCAATGTCCACGCCAGTCGGCAGGTCCAGGGTCATCAAGGAGTCGATGGTCTTCTTGGTGGGGTTCATGATGTCCACCAGACGGTTGTGGGTGCGGATCTCAAAGTGCTCGCGGCTGTCCTTGTTCACGAAGGGCGAGCGCAGCACGCAGAAGCGGCGGATGCGGGTGGGGAGCGGCACTGGGCCGCTCACGTCCGCCCCGGTGCGCCGGACCGT
Above is a genomic segment from Deinococcus humi containing:
- a CDS encoding 50S ribosomal protein L23, with translation MSYYDIIHQPVISEKAYAGMERGVYSFWVSPKATKTEIKSAIQRAFDVSVVGISTMNVRGKQKRVGRFMGTRNDRKKAVVRLAEGQRIEQLEGQA
- the rplD gene encoding 50S ribosomal protein L4 → MAQINVIGQNGGRQISLDLPEANANLLHEVVTWQLASRRRGTASTKTRAQVSATGKKMYGQKGTGNARHGDRTVPTFVGGGVAFGPKPRNYGYTLPRKVRQLGLAMALSDRQQEDKLMAVDGFGLDGKTKGFISWAADNGMNGSESVLLVTDDVVARQAARNVPWVTVLPVAGLNAYDILRHDRLVIDAVALEPAQDEQTEEEGAA
- the rplC gene encoding 50S ribosomal protein L3, whose amino-acid sequence is MKGLLGTKIGMTQIWKGDRAVPVTVVLAGPCPVVQRKTAQTDGYEAVQIGFAPKAERKVNRPAMGHFKKAGVSPVRFLREFRNFNPEGDTVNVDIFAEGEKIDATGTSKGKGFQGVIKRWHFAGGPGSHGTKKWHRRPGSIGQRKTPGRVYKGKKMAGHMGMDRITVQNLEVVEVRADENLILVKGAIPGANGGLVVLRGAVKARTPKGGK
- the rpsJ gene encoding 30S ribosomal protein S10 is translated as MVAPKIRIKLRGFDHKALDQSASKIVDTVRRTGADVSGPVPLPTRIRRFCVLRSPFVNKDSREHFEIRTHNRLVDIMNPTKKTIDSLMTLDLPTGVDIEIKTVGGRA